The Ananas comosus cultivar F153 linkage group 2, ASM154086v1, whole genome shotgun sequence genome contains a region encoding:
- the LOC109704543 gene encoding disease resistance protein RPM1-like: MAEAVVSLASEATKSATSLLRTRISAMKELPEDISDIKHEHESMLSFLQIAERLKEKDEITKTFIKQTRDLAFNIEDIIDEFTCKLGEEQGGVLPKIVKRCRNITTWCRLSKRLNKIKIKLQNNKKERRERYDMSRMENEARPLIVASGSKSPAELPHFVEEDDIVGIDEYRDLLLRWLKDEDEQQRQPMIISVLGMGGLGKTTLVTHVYNIIKASFDACAWVAVSQSYETDDLLRKILKEFCREDREKREAPNNIDTMDYRSLVETIRTYLQCKKYVLILDDVWSTDVLGKIKYALLNSNCKSRIVLTTRIRNVALLANENRMFELKPLEADHSWDLFCKNAFWKSANKICSPPLEQCAKKIVERCGGLPLAIVSIARLLSFRVQTGSEWEKVYKDLEWYLTNNVLEHHKKVHNILKLSLDNLPHYLRNCFLYCSSFPEDYQIESGRLIRLWVAEGFIEENRGITMEEVAEDYLNELVHRCLLQVVRRDEVGRVQKCRMHDIIRVLALSESKELSFCIVYEHSRTILRGSKARRLSILSNISNYSTEDKSHLRSVLVFNNSMSYDLLKSVLRSSTFLRVLELQGALIEKLPSEICNLFNLHYLGLRETKIKELPRSIGKLRNLQILDTGVSAIEKLPKEITELQKLRHLILPGNLGKNINAIAGIWRLKGLQTLEYIEATTEIVRNVEALTELRTFSIKGVRTNHCADLWNSITKMNHLNYLDVSSVRGQELQQLGILRLPLRIQRLYLRGELDKTSLLELATSFGSLINLTRLTLTYAKLDEDTFPYLQALPALMFLELWGAYNGIKLHFQATSFPKLKEFLIYDAPKPSQVEIERGAMASLNTLRLVRCPELKELPHGIEYLTTLQYLYIIYPAEELVELLLGGGEGDHNNDWRTRVCHIPNFIIWFDRDGNGKLVKERIQ, translated from the coding sequence ATGGCGGAGGCTGTGGTAAGCTTAGCTAGTGAAGCAACTAAATCAGCAACATCACTATTACGAACACGGATATCAGCAATGAAAGAACTACCGGAGGATATAAGCGACATTAAGCATGAGCATGAGAGCATGCTATCCTTCCTACAGATCGCAGAAAGATTAAAAGAGAAGGATGAGATCACAAAAACCTTCATAAAACAAACAAGAGACTTGGCTTTCAACATTGAGGATATTATAGATGAGTTCACATGCAAGCTCGGTGAAGAGCAAGGAGGGGTCTTGCCTAAAATAGTCAAGAGGTGCAGAAATATAACAACTTGGTGTCGCCTTAGCAAGAGGcttaacaaaatcaaaattaagctccaaaacaataaaaaggaaagaagagagcGATATGATATGAGTAGGATGGAAAATGAAGCAAGACCTCTAATAGTTGCCAGCGGTAGCAAGAGCCCCGCAGAATTACCCCATTTTGTCGAGGAGGATGATATCGTGGGTATTGACGAGTACAGGGACTTGTTGCTCAGATGGTTAAAAGATGAGGATGAGCAACAACGACAGCCCATGATAATCTCAGTGTTGGGGATGGGTGGTCTAGGGAAGACAACTCTCGTGACTCATGTGTACAATATCATCAAAGCTTCCTTTGATGCTTGTGCCTGGGTTGCTGTATCTCAAAGTTATGAGACTGATGATTTGCTTAGAAAAATCTTAAAAGAGTTCTGTAGGGAAGATCGTGAGAAAAGAGAAGCACCTAACAACATTGATACCATGGATTATAGAAGCTTGGTTGAGACTATCCGCACTTACTTGCAGTGTAAAAAGTATGTACTCATTCTGGATGATGTTTGGAGTACTGATGTACTGGGCAAGATAAAGTATGCACTTTTGAATAGTAATTGCAAAAGTAGAATAGTTCTCACAACAAGGATTCGCAATGTAGCTCTATTAGCAAACGAAAACCGCATGTTTGAGCTAAAGCCACTAGAGGCAGATCATTCGTGGGATCTCTTTTGTAAAAACGCATTTTGGAAAAGTGCAAACAAGATTTGCTCACCGCCTTTAGAACAATGTGCTAAAAAAATTGTCGAGAGGTGCGGTGGCTTGCCCCTTGCTATCGTATCTATAGCCCGTCTCTTATCATTTCGAGTACAAACCGGTTCTGAATGGGAGAAGGTTTACAAAGATCTTGAGTGGTATCTAACCAATAATGTATTGGAACACCATAAAAAAGTACATAACATTTTGAAACTTAGTTTGGACAATCTTCCCCATTACCTTCGAAATTGCTTCTTATATTGTTCTAGTTTTCCGGAAGATTATCAAATTGAAAGTGGCAGGCTCATAAGGCTTTGGGTGGCCGAAGGGTTCATTGAAGAAAATAGAGGAATAACGATGGAGGAAGTGGCCGAGGACTACCTTAACGAACTTGTTCATCGCTGTCTACTACAAGTGGTACGTAGGGATGAAGTTGGTAGAGTTCAAAAATGTCGAATGCATGACATCATTCGAGTCCTCGCTCTTTCGGAGTCAAAGGAGTTAAGTTTCTGCATAGTTTACGAGCATTCACGGACAATATTGCGGGGATCCAAAGCACGCCGCTTGTCAATCCTAAGCAATATATCTAATTATAGTACTGAAGACAAATCTCATTTGCGTTCAGTACTTGTTTTCAACAATTCCATGAGCTATGATTTACTGAAGTCGGTCTTAAGATCATCAACATTTTTACGTGTCTTGGAACTACAAGGAGCACTAATCGAGAAACTACCGAGTGAGATATGTAACCTATTCAACTTGCATTATCTAGGCTTGCGAGAAACAAAAATTAAGGAGCTTCCAAGATCAATTGGGAAGCTACGAAATCTGCAAATATTAGATACAGGTGTAAGTGCAATAGAAAAGCTGCCAAAGGAAATAACAGAGCTTCAAAAGTTGAGACATCTAATTTTGCCCGGCAATTTGGGTAAGAACATCAACGCAATCGCAGGAATATGGCGCTTGAAGGGCTTGCAGACTTTAGAATATATTGAAGCAACTACGGAGATTGTGCGGAATGTAGAAGCTTTGACAGAGTTGCGGACATTTTCAATAAAGGGCGTTAGAACCAATCACTGTGCAGACTTGTGGAATAGTATCACAAAGATGAACCATCTTAACTATTTAGATGTCAGCAGTGTACGTGGGCAAGAATTACAGCAGTTGGGCATCCTGCGCCTACCTCTACGAATTCAAAGATTATATCTGCGTGGTGAATTAGACAAAACCTCACTCCTTGAGCTTGCCACGTCCTTTGGGTCTCTTATAAACCTAACCAGATTAACACTTACATATGCAAAATTGGATGAAGATACATTTCCTTACCTGCAAGCGCTGCCCGCATTGATGTTTCTTGAACTTTGGGGGGCATATAACGGAATCAAGTTGCACTTCCAAGCAACATCATTCCCGAAGCTAAAGgaatttttaatatatgatGCCCCGAAGCCCAGCCAGGTGGAAATAGAAAGAGGAGCAATGGCAAGCCTGAATACGCTTCGGCTAGTACGTTGCCCCGAGCTAAAGGAGCTGCCCCACGGTATCGAGTACCTTACCACCCTTCAGTATTTATACATTATCTATCCAGCAGAGGAACTTGTTGAGCTGCTTctaggaggaggagaaggcgacCACAACAACGATTGGCGCACGAGGGTTTGCCACATCCcgaattttattatttggttcGATCGAGACGGAAACGGCAAGTTAGTCAAAGAAAGGATTCAATGA